The following proteins are co-located in the Phycisphaerales bacterium genome:
- a CDS encoding tetratricopeptide repeat protein, with product MSDVLTGPVRALLQAGDRAGALRACAALAQGHAQDADVASLHAYLLLGEGAFEQAVAEARRAVSLRPDSAPMRANLARTLMYKGTVEEALAVVDGAKGLAPQWAELCSLEGEIATHFGRFMEAVRRGREALAKFPGNVELLYNLALALHATGQNAEAVGLLEGAIMRLPTDLRLLGTAAFLSNYVDTLSAEQVLEAHRRYGKVLTRHYPAPSGGVAGGPAAGARGGRRVRVGVLSPDLREHSVAFFARALLEHVDRSKIELFAYSTQKSGDAMTGVLRGLPEHWRDVPASSLDGVVAAIRADGLDLLIELAGHTKGGILPVVHRRVAVKHASYLGYPNTTGIAGMQFRLVDSLTDPVGSEWMATEKLVRLDPCFLCFSPPTGSPAVGEGACVSRGTVTFGSFNTVKKISDSTVRLWSGVLKRVPGARLLLKSHGFDEPAMREHVRGRFEAQGVEGARVEFLGPVQETAGHLAVYGQVDIALDTYPYHGTTTTCEALWMGVPVVTLAGDRHASRVGVSLLTNVGLPELVARSEAEFVDIAAGLAGDGARLRTLRGGLRGMVERSPLMDGPGFARRFERAVVEMVGE from the coding sequence GTGAGTGATGTGCTGACCGGGCCGGTGAGGGCGCTGCTGCAAGCGGGGGATCGAGCGGGTGCGCTGCGGGCGTGCGCGGCGTTGGCGCAGGGGCATGCGCAGGATGCGGACGTGGCGAGCCTGCACGCGTACCTGCTGCTGGGAGAGGGTGCGTTCGAGCAGGCGGTGGCGGAGGCGCGGCGGGCGGTGTCGCTGCGGCCGGACTCGGCGCCCATGCGGGCGAACCTGGCGCGCACGCTGATGTACAAGGGGACGGTGGAGGAGGCGCTGGCGGTGGTGGACGGGGCGAAGGGGCTCGCGCCGCAGTGGGCCGAGCTGTGCTCATTGGAGGGGGAGATCGCGACGCACTTCGGGCGCTTCATGGAGGCGGTGCGGCGGGGGCGGGAGGCGCTGGCGAAGTTCCCGGGGAACGTGGAGCTGCTGTACAACCTTGCGCTGGCCCTGCACGCCACCGGGCAGAACGCGGAGGCGGTGGGGCTGCTGGAGGGCGCGATCATGCGCCTCCCCACGGACCTGCGGCTGCTGGGGACGGCGGCGTTCCTGTCCAACTATGTGGACACGCTGAGCGCCGAGCAGGTTCTGGAGGCGCACCGGCGGTACGGGAAGGTGCTGACGCGGCACTACCCGGCGCCAAGCGGCGGAGTGGCGGGCGGGCCGGCGGCGGGAGCGAGGGGCGGGCGGCGGGTGCGGGTGGGGGTGCTTTCGCCGGACCTGCGGGAGCACTCCGTGGCGTTCTTCGCGCGGGCGCTGCTGGAGCACGTGGACCGGTCCAAGATCGAGCTGTTCGCGTACAGCACGCAGAAGAGCGGGGACGCGATGACCGGCGTGCTGCGGGGCTTGCCCGAGCACTGGCGCGACGTGCCGGCGAGCTCGCTGGACGGGGTGGTCGCCGCCATCCGTGCTGATGGGCTGGACCTGCTGATCGAACTGGCGGGGCACACCAAGGGCGGCATCCTGCCGGTGGTGCACCGGCGGGTCGCGGTGAAGCACGCGTCGTACCTGGGGTACCCGAACACAACGGGCATCGCCGGGATGCAGTTCCGGCTGGTGGACTCGCTCACCGATCCGGTGGGCAGCGAGTGGATGGCGACCGAGAAACTGGTGCGGCTGGACCCCTGCTTCCTGTGCTTCAGCCCGCCGACGGGTTCGCCCGCGGTGGGCGAGGGGGCGTGCGTCTCGAGGGGAACGGTGACGTTCGGGTCGTTCAACACGGTGAAGAAGATCAGCGACTCGACGGTGCGGCTGTGGAGCGGCGTGCTCAAGCGGGTGCCGGGGGCGAGGCTGCTGCTCAAGAGCCACGGGTTCGACGAGCCGGCCATGCGCGAGCACGTGCGCGGACGGTTCGAGGCGCAGGGTGTGGAGGGCGCGCGGGTGGAGTTCCTGGGCCCGGTGCAGGAGACGGCCGGGCACCTGGCGGTGTACGGGCAGGTGGACATCGCGCTCGACACATACCCCTACCACGGCACGACGACCACGTGCGAAGCGCTGTGGATGGGGGTGCCGGTGGTGACGCTCGCGGGTGACCGGCACGCCTCGCGGGTGGGCGTGTCGCTGCTGACGAACGTGGGGTTGCCAGAGCTGGTGGCGCGGAGCGAGGCGGAGTTCGTCGACATCGCGGCGGGGCTGGCGGGGGATGGCGCGCGGCTGCGGACGCTCCGGGGCGGGCTGCGGGGTATGGTGGAGCGTTCGCCGCTGATGGATGGGCCCGGGTTCGCGCGCCGGTTCGAGCGTGCGGTGGTGGAGATGGTGGGGGAGTGA
- a CDS encoding GDP-L-fucose synthase, protein MTTPPPSPLAASRILVTGGAGFMGRFVKQALLARGVPESHIFIPRRKDFDLTEKMDVARLFRAAFAPHKVDVVLHLAAEVGGIGANRANPGRYFYANMAMALHLIEQARIDGLADRAGKFVQVGTICSYPKFTPVPFNEAELWNGYPEETNAPYGVAKKAAWQMLDAYRMQYGLRSAYVLPVNLYGPHDNFDLESSHVIPALVRKCVEAQRRGDKQIVCWGTGSASREFLYVQDAAEGVVRAAEVMNDPTPINLGASFEITIKDLVELIVKLTGFKGDIVWDSTKPDGQPRRCLDTTRAQQLLNWKARTPFDDGLRATIEWYRSHSAGA, encoded by the coding sequence ATGACCACGCCCCCTCCATCACCCCTCGCCGCCAGCCGCATCCTCGTCACCGGCGGCGCCGGTTTCATGGGCCGATTCGTCAAGCAGGCCCTCCTCGCCCGCGGCGTGCCCGAGTCCCACATCTTCATCCCACGCCGCAAGGACTTTGACCTCACCGAGAAGATGGACGTCGCCCGCCTCTTCCGCGCCGCCTTCGCCCCCCACAAGGTCGACGTCGTCCTCCACCTCGCCGCGGAGGTCGGCGGCATCGGCGCCAACCGCGCCAACCCCGGGCGCTACTTCTACGCCAACATGGCCATGGCCCTGCACCTCATCGAGCAGGCCCGCATCGACGGCCTCGCTGACCGCGCCGGCAAGTTCGTGCAGGTCGGCACCATCTGCTCCTACCCCAAGTTCACGCCCGTTCCCTTCAACGAAGCAGAACTCTGGAACGGCTACCCCGAGGAGACCAACGCCCCCTACGGCGTCGCCAAGAAGGCCGCGTGGCAGATGCTCGACGCCTACCGCATGCAGTACGGCCTCCGCTCCGCCTACGTCCTCCCCGTCAACCTCTACGGCCCCCACGACAACTTCGACCTCGAGTCTTCCCACGTCATCCCCGCCCTCGTCCGCAAGTGCGTCGAGGCCCAGCGCCGCGGCGACAAGCAAATCGTCTGCTGGGGCACCGGCTCCGCCAGCCGCGAGTTCCTCTATGTGCAGGACGCGGCCGAGGGTGTTGTCCGCGCCGCCGAGGTCATGAACGACCCCACGCCCATCAACCTCGGCGCCAGCTTCGAGATCACCATCAAGGACCTCGTCGAGCTCATCGTGAAGCTCACGGGTTTCAAGGGCGACATCGTCTGGGACTCCACCAAGCCCGACGGCCAGCCCCGCCGCTGCCTCGACACTACCCGCGCCCAGCAGCTCCTCAACTGGAAGGCCCGCACCCCTTTCGACGACGGCCTCCGCGCCACCATCGAGTGGTACCGCTCCCACAGCGCGGGTGCCTGA
- a CDS encoding prepilin-type N-terminal cleavage/methylation domain-containing protein, translating to MSSTSGWVGGRSRAGFTLVELLVVLLIISVLVGLMLASIGRSRVTARSLRCLAQLREIQLSARVYADGYRRLPVVMPEKPVREFELPGRAWRCPADKTGASVPEHEPFSAYTYLAVYYMDPPPTGLDLAKLKPAVGLRRYEMNPGLPLYWDQGEVHEEQRNVVYWNGSARRWVD from the coding sequence GTGTCGAGTACGTCGGGATGGGTAGGCGGCCGATCGCGGGCGGGCTTCACGCTTGTCGAGCTGCTGGTGGTGCTGCTGATCATCAGCGTGCTGGTGGGGCTGATGCTCGCCTCGATCGGGCGGTCGCGGGTGACGGCGCGGTCGCTGCGGTGCCTGGCGCAGCTGCGGGAGATCCAGCTGAGCGCGCGGGTGTACGCGGATGGCTACCGCCGGCTGCCGGTAGTGATGCCGGAGAAGCCGGTGCGGGAGTTCGAGCTTCCGGGACGGGCGTGGCGGTGCCCGGCGGACAAAACGGGCGCGAGCGTGCCCGAGCACGAGCCATTCTCGGCGTACACGTACCTGGCGGTGTACTACATGGACCCGCCGCCCACGGGGCTGGACCTGGCGAAGCTCAAGCCCGCGGTGGGGCTGCGGCGGTACGAGATGAACCCCGGCCTGCCGCTGTACTGGGACCAGGGGGAGGTGCACGAGGAGCAGCGGAACGTGGTGTACTGGAACGGGTCGGCGCGCCGGTGGGTGGATTGA
- a CDS encoding type II secretion system protein, whose translation MDELKRPGRGRVVAVRALRGFTLIELLVSVAVIGVLVSLISPGLAKSRLAARSVSCLAKLRNLQLTTRIYADEHRTLPVNVMHLSIPVYDLKATSWRCPEDRQAANTPMSTVSYSSFTYLAPLYMDPPASGMVLHLLKPRNGLRKYENNPKLPLFWDRDENHEKDRNVVYWHGGAERRGWE comes from the coding sequence ATGGATGAGCTCAAGCGCCCCGGGCGGGGCAGGGTGGTGGCGGTGCGCGCGTTGCGCGGGTTTACGTTGATCGAGCTGCTGGTGAGCGTGGCAGTGATCGGCGTGCTGGTCTCGCTGATCTCGCCGGGGCTGGCCAAGTCGCGGCTGGCGGCGCGGTCGGTGAGCTGCCTGGCCAAGCTGCGGAACTTGCAGCTGACGACGCGGATCTACGCGGACGAGCACCGCACGCTGCCGGTGAACGTGATGCACCTGTCGATCCCGGTGTACGACCTGAAAGCGACGAGCTGGCGGTGCCCGGAGGACAGGCAGGCTGCGAACACACCGATGAGCACCGTGTCGTACTCGTCCTTCACGTACCTGGCGCCGCTGTACATGGACCCGCCGGCGAGCGGGATGGTGCTGCACCTGCTGAAGCCCAGGAACGGGCTGCGGAAGTACGAGAACAACCCCAAGCTGCCGCTGTTCTGGGACCGGGACGAGAACCACGAGAAGGACCGGAATGTCGTGTATTGGCATGGCGGGGCGGAGCGGCGGGGCTGGGAGTGA
- a CDS encoding type II secretion system protein codes for METNRGRCPAGVRRAFPGFTLIEILVVVAVIAMLIAILLPGLSRSREAARASVCLSRLHNLHVAMRVYADEYRTFPVADQDDVLKDLEMPENVWHCPADRVRKAAAPGNVPYSSYTYLAPIYMDPPGYPYALVQLKPHVALRKYENNPNLPLFWNFEGWHDQARNVVYWNGSARRKDW; via the coding sequence ATGGAGACGAACCGTGGCCGGTGCCCGGCGGGCGTCAGGAGGGCGTTCCCGGGCTTTACGCTGATCGAGATCCTGGTGGTGGTCGCGGTGATCGCGATGCTGATCGCGATCCTGCTGCCGGGGCTGAGCAGGTCACGGGAGGCGGCGCGGGCGAGCGTGTGCCTGTCGCGGCTGCACAACCTGCACGTGGCGATGCGGGTGTACGCGGATGAGTACCGCACGTTCCCGGTCGCGGACCAGGACGATGTGCTGAAGGACCTGGAGATGCCGGAGAATGTGTGGCACTGCCCGGCGGACCGGGTACGCAAGGCCGCGGCTCCGGGGAATGTGCCGTACTCGTCGTACACGTACCTGGCGCCGATCTACATGGACCCGCCGGGCTATCCGTATGCGCTGGTGCAGCTCAAGCCGCACGTGGCGCTGCGGAAGTACGAGAACAACCCCAACCTGCCGCTGTTCTGGAACTTTGAGGGCTGGCACGACCAGGCGCGGAACGTGGTGTACTGGAACGGGAGCGCGAGGCGGAAGGACTGGTGA
- a CDS encoding TetR/AcrR family transcriptional regulator yields the protein MAQTPQPSTASTTPPTHGEPLPTRTRILEAARRLFHEQGYAATGIATILREADVNSGSLYHYFPSKEALLAGVLEHYVELLRPVVIGPAEEREQDAIERVFNLLAWYRHGLELTRCTMGCPVGNLALEVADSHPEVRPLIDLNFRNWVSAVESWLAAAGDRLPAACNRRQLAQLVLTVMEGGIMQSRAASTLEPYDASVAQLRTYFDLLQEEARKAAPQTHPH from the coding sequence ATGGCCCAAACCCCCCAGCCATCCACCGCCAGCACGACCCCACCCACCCACGGCGAGCCCCTCCCCACCCGCACCCGCATCCTCGAGGCCGCCCGAAGGCTCTTCCACGAGCAGGGTTACGCCGCCACCGGCATCGCCACCATCCTCCGCGAGGCCGACGTCAACTCCGGCTCCCTCTACCACTACTTCCCCTCCAAGGAAGCCCTCCTCGCCGGCGTGCTCGAGCACTACGTCGAGCTCCTCCGCCCCGTCGTCATCGGCCCCGCCGAAGAGCGCGAGCAGGACGCCATCGAACGCGTCTTCAACCTCCTCGCCTGGTACCGCCACGGCCTCGAGCTCACCCGCTGCACCATGGGCTGCCCCGTCGGCAACCTCGCCCTTGAGGTCGCCGACTCCCACCCCGAGGTCCGCCCCCTCATCGACCTCAACTTCCGCAACTGGGTCTCCGCCGTGGAGTCCTGGCTCGCGGCCGCGGGCGACCGCCTTCCCGCTGCCTGCAACCGCCGCCAGCTCGCGCAGCTCGTCCTCACCGTCATGGAGGGCGGCATCATGCAGTCCCGCGCCGCCTCCACCCTCGAGCCTTACGACGCCTCGGTCGCCCAGCTCCGCACTTATTTCGACCTGCTGCAGGAAGAAGCCCGCAAGGCCGCGCCCCAAACCCACCCGCACTGA
- a CDS encoding SRPBCC domain-containing protein, producing the protein MPRTALIVLAAALTASAAFAQENAARPDPSKAAASITVNTAPIVHEIELNAPIEKVWEVFTTPEGWKLWGVAKAEIDLRVGGLIRTHYSPKGELVDDGAIHNQIIAYEPGRVFAWRIAKPPKNLPYQNAVKDVWSVATLTDLGDGRTRLRLAMCGYTADNESQKMRAFFDQGNAWSLKKMKDNLEKSLATTPAANAAVPAATPAKQATPANPLDPIILETTVKATPREVWECWTTSKGMESFLTRANIDLRIGGPFEIYFGGDDVPAGQRGSEGCTILSYEPEKMLSFTWNAPPKFGDLRARHTWVVLIIEPHGPHGSKVTLKHYGFAEQNAATSGHDADWKSLREYFANAWPTVLTALRQKYEPK; encoded by the coding sequence ATGCCCCGCACCGCCCTCATCGTCCTCGCCGCCGCGCTCACCGCCTCTGCCGCCTTCGCACAGGAGAATGCCGCCCGTCCTGACCCCTCGAAGGCCGCGGCATCGATCACCGTCAACACCGCGCCCATCGTGCACGAGATCGAGCTCAACGCCCCCATCGAGAAGGTGTGGGAAGTCTTCACCACCCCCGAGGGCTGGAAGCTCTGGGGCGTCGCCAAGGCCGAGATCGACCTCCGCGTCGGCGGCCTCATCCGCACGCACTACAGCCCCAAGGGCGAGCTCGTCGACGACGGCGCCATCCACAATCAGATCATCGCGTACGAGCCCGGGCGCGTCTTCGCCTGGCGCATCGCCAAGCCGCCCAAGAACCTGCCCTACCAGAACGCGGTGAAGGACGTCTGGTCCGTCGCCACCCTCACCGACCTGGGCGATGGCCGCACGCGCCTGCGCCTGGCCATGTGCGGCTACACCGCCGACAACGAGTCGCAGAAGATGCGCGCCTTCTTCGACCAGGGCAACGCGTGGTCGCTCAAGAAGATGAAGGACAACCTCGAGAAGTCGCTTGCCACCACGCCCGCCGCGAACGCCGCCGTGCCAGCAGCGACACCAGCAAAGCAGGCCACCCCCGCCAACCCCCTCGACCCCATCATTCTCGAAACCACCGTCAAGGCCACGCCCCGCGAAGTCTGGGAGTGCTGGACAACCAGCAAGGGCATGGAGTCCTTCCTCACCAGGGCCAACATCGACCTCCGCATTGGCGGCCCCTTCGAGATCTACTTCGGCGGCGACGACGTCCCAGCCGGCCAGCGCGGCAGCGAAGGCTGCACCATCCTCAGCTACGAGCCCGAGAAAATGCTCAGCTTCACCTGGAACGCCCCGCCCAAGTTCGGCGACCTCCGCGCCCGGCACACCTGGGTCGTCCTCATCATCGAGCCCCACGGCCCGCACGGCTCCAAAGTCACCCTCAAGCACTACGGCTTCGCCGAGCAGAACGCCGCCACCTCCGGGCACGACGCCGACTGGAAGTCCCTCCGCGAGTACTTCGCCAACGCCTGGCCCACCGTCCTCACCGCCCTGCGCCAGAAGTACGAGCCAAAGTGA
- a CDS encoding alpha/beta hydrolase, which yields MDQVRLVMLPGLGARGFMYAPQRGAFPELEVVEWIPHVRGETLAEYAGRMAATVGGAGPVVIGGISFGGHVALEMVQHLRARMEVRGVVLIAASRTARGVRPVLRGLAWLAPYAPARVLQPIRVPLIQSGRWLLGPLNAEGKRVVAELARRVDARFALWSYGAMARWPGINVERLGVPVWEVHGSRDRVIPVGRVTPDRVVEGGGHLVNVTHAAEVNAFLAEVMERAASR from the coding sequence ATGGATCAGGTGCGGCTGGTGATGCTGCCGGGGCTGGGTGCGCGTGGGTTCATGTACGCGCCGCAGCGGGGGGCGTTTCCGGAGCTTGAGGTCGTTGAGTGGATTCCGCACGTGCGGGGCGAGACGCTGGCGGAGTACGCGGGGCGCATGGCCGCGACGGTGGGCGGCGCAGGGCCGGTGGTGATCGGCGGCATCTCTTTTGGCGGGCACGTGGCTCTGGAGATGGTGCAGCACCTGCGGGCGCGGATGGAGGTGCGCGGCGTTGTGCTGATCGCGGCCTCGCGCACGGCGCGGGGGGTCCGGCCGGTGCTGCGGGGGCTGGCGTGGCTGGCGCCGTACGCGCCAGCGCGGGTGCTGCAGCCGATCCGGGTGCCGCTGATCCAGAGCGGGCGGTGGCTGCTGGGGCCGCTGAACGCCGAGGGAAAGCGGGTGGTGGCGGAGCTGGCGCGGCGCGTCGATGCCCGCTTTGCGCTGTGGAGCTACGGCGCGATGGCGCGGTGGCCCGGGATCAATGTGGAGCGGCTGGGGGTGCCGGTGTGGGAGGTGCACGGCTCGCGCGACCGCGTGATCCCGGTTGGGCGGGTGACGCCGGACCGAGTGGTGGAGGGGGGCGGGCACCTGGTCAATGTGACGCACGCGGCGGAGGTGAACGCGTTTCTTGCGGAGGTGATGGAGCGGGCGGCGTCGCGGTAG
- a CDS encoding serine hydrolase domain-containing protein, translated as MSPLRPLWIAVVALVFCLLSAPALAQPKYTDTRDIPNTPAYARAQEFALIATAGDEARFKAFVEKQFAPDFREAFPMDRHLAFFRAIMEQTSGALEVYGARSYEPARPSTAAVLIVRNALAESWHAVALEVEDEAPHRITTLNFQRARPPSDLPKLEQLSPSQLGEKLGAYADKLAARDAFSGTVLLAKDGKVLVERAVGVANRDFNAPVTIDTKFNLGSMNKMFTAVSVMQLVEKGKLSLDDTLAKHLDDTWCSQEVLDKVQIKHLLTHTSGLGSYFNETFDKSSRARFRKVADFKPLTRDETLQFEPGTQWKYSNTGMLLAGAVIEKVSGMDYFEYVRKNITGPAGMTATECYDLDKSNHNLAVGYVRTRTPEGKVEYINNLYTHVIRGGPAGGGYSTAPDLLRFDQAMRSGKLVSEASLKQLWTAHPEIASKNYGYGFFVENSPAGRVVGHSGGFTGVSADLTMYLDEGYTVIVMANLGSSAEMIKQRARELIAQGR; from the coding sequence ATGAGTCCTTTGCGGCCGCTCTGGATCGCTGTCGTCGCGCTCGTGTTCTGCCTGCTGTCGGCCCCCGCCCTCGCGCAGCCCAAGTACACCGACACCCGCGACATCCCCAACACACCCGCGTACGCCCGCGCCCAGGAGTTCGCCCTCATCGCGACCGCCGGGGACGAGGCCAGGTTCAAGGCCTTCGTCGAGAAGCAGTTCGCGCCCGACTTCCGCGAGGCCTTCCCCATGGACCGGCACCTCGCGTTCTTCCGCGCCATCATGGAGCAGACCAGCGGCGCCCTCGAGGTCTACGGCGCCCGCAGCTACGAGCCCGCCCGCCCCAGCACCGCCGCGGTGCTCATCGTCCGCAACGCCCTCGCCGAGTCCTGGCACGCCGTGGCCCTCGAGGTCGAGGACGAGGCCCCCCACCGCATCACCACCCTCAACTTCCAGCGGGCCCGCCCGCCCTCGGACCTCCCCAAGCTCGAGCAGCTCAGCCCCTCGCAGCTGGGCGAGAAGCTCGGCGCCTACGCCGACAAGCTCGCCGCCCGTGATGCCTTCAGCGGCACCGTCCTGCTCGCAAAGGACGGCAAGGTGCTCGTGGAGCGCGCCGTGGGCGTCGCCAACCGCGACTTCAACGCCCCCGTCACCATCGACACCAAGTTCAATCTCGGCTCCATGAACAAGATGTTCACCGCCGTCAGCGTGATGCAGCTGGTGGAGAAGGGCAAGCTCTCCCTCGACGACACCCTCGCCAAGCACCTCGACGACACCTGGTGCTCGCAGGAGGTGCTCGACAAGGTCCAGATCAAGCACCTGCTCACCCACACCTCGGGCCTGGGCAGCTACTTCAACGAAACCTTCGACAAGTCCTCCCGCGCCCGCTTCCGCAAGGTGGCCGACTTCAAGCCGCTCACCCGCGACGAGACCCTCCAGTTCGAGCCCGGCACGCAGTGGAAGTACAGCAACACCGGCATGCTCCTCGCCGGCGCCGTGATCGAGAAGGTGAGCGGCATGGACTACTTCGAGTACGTCCGCAAGAACATCACCGGCCCCGCCGGCATGACCGCCACTGAGTGCTACGACCTGGACAAGTCCAACCACAACCTCGCCGTGGGCTACGTGCGCACCCGCACCCCCGAGGGCAAGGTCGAGTACATCAACAACCTCTACACCCACGTCATCCGCGGCGGCCCCGCCGGCGGCGGCTACTCCACCGCCCCCGACCTGCTCCGCTTCGACCAGGCCATGCGCTCCGGCAAGCTCGTCTCCGAGGCCTCCCTCAAGCAGCTCTGGACCGCCCACCCCGAGATCGCGTCCAAGAACTACGGCTATGGCTTCTTCGTCGAGAACTCGCCCGCGGGCCGCGTCGTCGGCCACTCCGGCGGCTTCACCGGCGTCTCCGCCGACCTCACCATGTACCTCGACGAGGGCTACACCGTCATCGTCATGGCCAACCTCGGCTCCTCCGCCGAGATGATCAAGCAGCGCGCCAGAGAACTCATCGCCCAGGGCCGGTGA
- a CDS encoding glycine--tRNA ligase: MSDGATQQSAPKSMDAIMALCKRRGFIYQASEIYGGINGFWDYGPLGAQMKKNLREAWWQDMIMNPCWGRKGPSGEKVRCVPVETRIVQHPRVWEASGHVGGFNDPMVDDKETKQRFRADHLKGLFGGVSIEGHMHKPAFQEVASDLAGWLPPVCTVIASTEGEALEQLLTDKRLQRNNRIKSIRVAGMMAGAQSALVLADVGRGEEAFEVRAVSMEMLKARAAEIPSPYSAKKGVLTEPRQFNLMFISYTGAIFDEENKVYLRPETAQGIFVQFKNVVDTTRVKVPFGIGNTGTSFRNEITPRNFTFRSREFEQAELEFFCHPSESSEWYKFWRDFRMEWWQSIGLKGDNLILREHEKDELSHYSVGTSDVEYRFPFTAPGFGELEGIAHRGDYDLTQHQKHSGQKLEYFDTTRGETLPNGGKKGEKYIPHCIEPAAGLDRGVLALLCEAYTKDESRPSPEIMKFHPRIAPIKAAVFPLVDKDGMPEVAEKLSDELYAKFGRNGFIETDAKQSIGKRYARMDEAGCPFCFTIDGDTLKDQTVTVRDRDTGSQQRIGIGQVAAFLSEKLGM; this comes from the coding sequence ATGTCGGACGGCGCGACGCAGCAGAGTGCACCCAAGTCGATGGACGCGATCATGGCGCTTTGCAAGCGTCGCGGGTTCATTTACCAGGCGAGCGAGATCTACGGGGGGATCAACGGGTTCTGGGATTACGGGCCGCTGGGCGCGCAGATGAAGAAGAACCTGCGCGAGGCGTGGTGGCAGGACATGATCATGAACCCGTGCTGGGGGCGGAAGGGGCCCAGCGGGGAGAAGGTGCGGTGCGTGCCGGTGGAGACGCGGATCGTGCAGCATCCCAGGGTGTGGGAGGCGAGCGGGCACGTCGGCGGTTTCAACGATCCGATGGTGGATGACAAGGAGACGAAGCAGCGGTTCCGGGCGGATCACTTGAAGGGGCTGTTTGGGGGTGTCTCAATCGAAGGGCATATGCATAAGCCTGCCTTCCAAGAGGTGGCCAGCGACCTCGCAGGTTGGCTGCCGCCCGTCTGCACCGTCATCGCATCAACCGAAGGAGAAGCGCTGGAGCAACTCCTTACTGACAAGAGGCTGCAACGAAACAACCGCATCAAATCGATCCGGGTGGCAGGGATGATGGCGGGTGCCCAGTCTGCACTGGTGCTCGCAGATGTGGGGCGTGGAGAAGAAGCGTTCGAAGTTCGGGCAGTCTCCATGGAGATGCTCAAGGCGCGAGCGGCGGAGATCCCATCCCCGTACTCCGCTAAAAAAGGCGTCCTCACAGAGCCTCGCCAGTTCAATCTGATGTTCATCTCGTACACTGGTGCGATCTTCGATGAGGAGAACAAGGTTTACCTGCGTCCCGAGACCGCGCAGGGCATCTTCGTCCAATTCAAGAACGTCGTTGACACTACTCGTGTCAAGGTGCCATTCGGCATCGGCAACACCGGCACGAGCTTTCGCAACGAAATCACCCCGAGGAACTTCACGTTCCGCTCGCGCGAGTTTGAGCAGGCGGAGCTGGAGTTTTTCTGCCACCCGAGCGAATCGAGCGAGTGGTACAAGTTCTGGCGGGACTTCCGCATGGAGTGGTGGCAGTCGATCGGGCTGAAGGGCGACAACCTGATCCTGCGCGAGCACGAGAAGGATGAGCTGTCGCACTACTCGGTGGGGACGAGCGACGTGGAGTACCGGTTCCCGTTCACGGCGCCGGGGTTCGGGGAGCTGGAGGGGATCGCGCACCGGGGGGACTACGACCTGACGCAGCACCAGAAGCACAGCGGGCAGAAGCTCGAGTACTTCGACACCACCCGCGGCGAGACGCTGCCCAACGGGGGCAAGAAGGGCGAGAAGTACATCCCGCACTGCATCGAGCCCGCGGCGGGGCTGGACCGCGGCGTGCTCGCGCTGCTGTGCGAGGCGTACACGAAGGACGAGAGCCGGCCGAGCCCTGAGATCATGAAGTTCCACCCGCGGATCGCGCCGATCAAGGCGGCGGTGTTCCCGCTGGTAGATAAGGACGGGATGCCGGAGGTGGCGGAGAAGCTGAGCGACGAGCTGTACGCGAAGTTCGGGCGGAATGGGTTCATCGAGACGGACGCGAAGCAGTCGATCGGCAAGCGGTACGCCCGCATGGACGAGGCGGGGTGCCCGTTCTGCTTCACCATCGACGGCGACACGCTGAAGGACCAGACAGTGACGGTGCGCGACCGCGACACGGGCTCGCAGCAGCGGATCGGGATCGGGCAGGTGGCGGCGTTCCTGTCCGAGAAGCTGGGGATGTAA